The sequence below is a genomic window from Rudanella lutea DSM 19387.
CGTTATACCATCAGAATCCACATTCAACACGTTGGGGGCAATTACATCTTTTACTTCCGTTTCGGGCCTTGGTGCCCTGCTACGACTGGGCCTGATCTTGTGGCTAACCGGCTCAGGATCATGGACCCTGGCGCAGGTACGGGTCGAGGTAGTGGCGTATCCGCCCATACCCGACTCGGTGCAGCGGCTGTTTATGGCCTGCGATTTCAACAACTGGACACCCGGCGACCCCCGGTTTGAGCTTCGGCGACAACCGAACGGCCATTACGTGCTCAACCTGCCCCAAACGCCCCCCCGGTTTGAATACAAATTTACGCGGGGTTACTGGGCCCTGGCCGAAGGAACGGCTACCGGTGGCAACCGTCCCAACCGTACCTACAACGTAGCCACAGCCGAATTACCCGGCCGGATTGTGGCGCAGATTGCCGGGTGGGAAGCCACCCCGACCTACCAGTTTATCATCACCGATATTCCGCCCAACACCCCGCACGATGCGGCCCTGTACATTTCGGGCAACTTTAACAACTGGAACTCCGGCGACGAGCTATTTCGGCTCCGGCGGCACATTGATGGGTCATACCGGGTGACAGTTGCCACCGACCTCGACCGGATCGAGTACAAGTTTACGCGGGGTACCTGGCCCAGTGTGGAAGGCACCGGCAGCGGGCGGGCCCGGCCCAACCGGGTGCTGTTTCGCAGTAGTCAGAATACCTCGGAGCCTATTCGGTTGCAGATTGCCAGTTGGGAAGACTTGTCGGGCTCGTTCAACTTCTTCTCCATCTACGACCTGCTGCTCCTGTTTTCGGCCTTCCAGAGCGTGCTGCTGATTATTGCCCTTGTTTCGTTGCAGAACTACAACCGGGAGGCCAACCGCTGGCTTATTCTGGCCCTGGCTTCGGGGGCCCTGCTGTTGCTCATTCGGGTCGTGAGCGCCTACCCCAACGTCGCCCAGACCTACACGCATCTGCTGCTGGTGCCTGATTTTGTGATGCTGCTCTACGCACCGATGTTCTATTTCTACATCCGTCGGTTGCTGTTTCGGCCACCCCGCCTGCCACGCCGGTGGTGGCTGCACTTTGTACCGGCCGGCATTCAACTCATTGTGTACCTGCCGTTTTTCTTCATGGAATTGAAACCATTGCAGTTACGGATCGTCAACCACGACCCGGCTCTGCAATGGGTATTTCAGGGCGTGGGGGCCGTGGCCTGGGCCATCAATCTGGTGTACTGGATTGTGTGCTGGCGGGCCTTACGCAGTTACGAGCGCCGGTTTACTACCGAGGCCTCGCACGATCAGAATTTACGGTACCTCAACACGGTAATGGCTATTCAGGCGGTTTGCCTGCTGCTCTGGTTTGTGGTGGGGCTGTTCATTGCAGCGGGTAGCTGGTTTCCGCTCGAACTGAGCCTGATCTGGCGGCAGAGCATCGACCTGATCTGGCTGGCGTTCTCCACGATTCCGTACTTTCTGGGGTACTTCGCCATCCAGCAACCCGAAATTTTTAAGATGCCCGCAGCCGGGTCTATTCCGCTGTTTGAAGCCCAACCTGAGCCAGAACCGACGGGGGGCCTCCTCCCCGATCCGGTGGTGCAACGGCCGTTGACCCCGCCTATTATCCGGCAGGTACAGCCCGAAGTGGTCAAAATAGCGTTGGCGGCTCCGGCGGAAAACCTCCTGCCCTACCGCGAACAACTCGATGCTCTGATGGCCGAGAAAAAGCCGTACATCAACGCCGGGCTGACCCTCAACGAGCTGGCCGCCATGCTGCACATTTCTCCGCACCTGCTCTCACGGGTGATCAACGAAAGCTACGGTAAAAACTTCTTCGACTTTGTGAACTCCCACCGCATTGAGGAGTTCAAACGCCGATACGACGACGCCCAGAACCGACACTATACCCTGCTTGGGCTGGCGTTCGACGTGGGCTTCAATTCCAAAACGGCGTTCAACCGAGCCTTTAAAAAAATTACCAACCAAACCCCGCGCGACTACTTTCAGGAGCCGCGCCTGGAGGAATAAAATAGAACTAAGCCAAGACGCCCAACTGGCCAATACGTACCATTTTATAAAGTGGACCACAACAAACAAGTCCTATACATTGATAATCAAATAGTTATCCACTACCTATAAAAAACATAAAATAGCACCTATACAAGGCAAAGTGGAACGACAGGGGTACAAGAGTTTATCACTTTTGTGAGAAAATGTATCAATCCACAGGATTCGACATAAGCACCTAATTACCAGTCTATTTACTCCAACTAATTTATGAAAGCGTTTTACAAGACGTTTGGCCCGCCAGCCGTGGGTGGGCAGGCACGCCTATCGGTTCTCCGAACGAGGCTCGGCGTGTTTGGCTTCGTACTGGCACTGCTGTTCACGGTACAAACGGCCTTCGGACAGGGAGCAAC
It includes:
- a CDS encoding helix-turn-helix domain-containing protein, whose amino-acid sequence is MGAITSFTSVSGLGALLRLGLILWLTGSGSWTLAQVRVEVVAYPPIPDSVQRLFMACDFNNWTPGDPRFELRRQPNGHYVLNLPQTPPRFEYKFTRGYWALAEGTATGGNRPNRTYNVATAELPGRIVAQIAGWEATPTYQFIITDIPPNTPHDAALYISGNFNNWNSGDELFRLRRHIDGSYRVTVATDLDRIEYKFTRGTWPSVEGTGSGRARPNRVLFRSSQNTSEPIRLQIASWEDLSGSFNFFSIYDLLLLFSAFQSVLLIIALVSLQNYNREANRWLILALASGALLLLIRVVSAYPNVAQTYTHLLLVPDFVMLLYAPMFYFYIRRLLFRPPRLPRRWWLHFVPAGIQLIVYLPFFFMELKPLQLRIVNHDPALQWVFQGVGAVAWAINLVYWIVCWRALRSYERRFTTEASHDQNLRYLNTVMAIQAVCLLLWFVVGLFIAAGSWFPLELSLIWRQSIDLIWLAFSTIPYFLGYFAIQQPEIFKMPAAGSIPLFEAQPEPEPTGGLLPDPVVQRPLTPPIIRQVQPEVVKIALAAPAENLLPYREQLDALMAEKKPYINAGLTLNELAAMLHISPHLLSRVINESYGKNFFDFVNSHRIEEFKRRYDDAQNRHYTLLGLAFDVGFNSKTAFNRAFKKITNQTPRDYFQEPRLEE